A genome region from Carya illinoinensis cultivar Pawnee chromosome 2, C.illinoinensisPawnee_v1, whole genome shotgun sequence includes the following:
- the LOC122300483 gene encoding putative E3 ubiquitin-protein ligase RF298: MTSMVSKASSSSICQVSPSVPIEEKGSRNKRKFRADPPVCDQSESILLPQIECPTYEFSAEKFEINACIGQPSACDMCSVNQDHSDGLKLDLGLSSAIGSSEVGPSRPREEIEVGESQDADWSDLTEAHLEELVLSNLDAIFKSAIKKIVACGCTEEVATKAVLRSGICYGYKDTVTNIVDNALAFLRGGLEIDPSREYYFEDLEQLEKYVLAELVCVLQEVRPFFSTGDAMWCLLICDMNVSHACAVGGDHLSTFACDGSSSGISYVSTQPQLKTETKSLESNPPSPLKPFTCSHGTESEAPTMAGVPNLTKPKSSLVLNGLVSEKEEGTNTTSDTVDRSFNVAGTCQSPAMEEKFGGSRKVHSGSSKREYMLRQKPHHVDKHYRTYGSKGSSRGGKLSGSGGLILDKKLKSVTDSTAINLKNASLKLSKPMGVGLPQDNCNHSLSTNSGPSSSVDSDPESVNNMSALSKTNTLTKLHEVNSPLSFASVSTPPPLSAANTELSLSLPTKSNSALVPVCGNAEPPKSSYAEIPYDRSLGQWVPRDRKDEMILKLVPRVRELQNQLHEWTEWANQKVMQAARRLGKDKAELKTLRQEKEEVERLKKEKQTLEENTMKKLSEMENALCKASGQVERANATFRKLEVENTELRKDMEAAKLHVEESAASCQEVSKREKTTLMKFQSWEKQKTLLQQELMTERLKVKQLLQELEQAKVLEERFEDRWKHEEKVNGELLMQANSIRKEREEIETSARSKENMIKSKAEKNLMKFKDDIQKLEKEICQLRLKTDSSKIAALRRGIDGGYVTRLADIKNSPDHKDPWIPYISEVVKDFQDYSGAGVKRERECVMCLSEEMSVVFLPCAHQVVCPTCNELHEKRGMKDCPSCRSPIQQRVSVRYDRS, from the exons ATGACATCAATGGTTTCTAAGGCTAGCAGTAGTAGTATCTGTCAAGTGTCTCCTTCAGTTCCGATCGAAGAAAAGGGAAGTAGGAATAAGAGGAAATTTCGGGCTGATCCACCTGTATGTGACCAGAGTGAGAGTATTTTGTTGCCTCAAATTGAATGCCCAACTTATGAATTTTCAGCAGAGAAATTTGAAATCAACGCGTGTATTGGACAACCAAGTGCCTGTGATATGTGTAGTGTTAACCAGGACCATTCTGATGGGTTGAAACTTGACCTTGGGTTGTCTAGTGCTATAGGCTCATCTGAGGTTGGGCCTAGCCGGCCTAGAGAAGAAATAGAGGTAGGCGAATCCCAAGATGCTGATTGGAGTGATCTTACAGAAGCTCATCTTGAAGAACTAGTTTTAAGCAATTTAGATGCCATTTTCAAGAgtgcaattaaaaaaattgttgcttGCGGTTGCACAGAAGAAGTTGCTACTAAGGCTGTCTTAAGGTCTGGCATTTGTTATGGGTATAAAGACACAGTGACAAATATAGTGGATAATGCTTTAGCATTTCTTAGAGGTGGCCTAGAGATAGATCCCTCAAGAGAGTACTATTTTGAGGATTTAGAGCAGCTGGAGAAGTATGTACTGGCAGAGTTGGTTTGTGTTCTTCAAGAAGTTAGGCCTTTCTTCAGCACTGGGGATGCAATGTGGTGcttgttgatttgtgatatgAATGTGTCACATGCTTGTGCAGTGGGTGGAGACCACTTGAGTACTTTTGCATGCGATGGGTCCTCAAGTGGGATTTCTTATGTTTCCACTCAACCCCAGTTGAAAACAGAAACCAAAAGTTTGGAATCGAATCCTCCAAGTCCTCTGAAACCATTTACTTGTTCTCATGGTACTGAATCTGAGGCACCCACTATGGCAGGGGTTCCCAACCTTACAAAGCCAAAGAGTTCACTTGTTCTCAACGGGCTAGTAtcagagaaagaagaaggaacaaATACAACATCCGATACTGTTGATAGATCCTTTAATGTTGCAGGAACATGTCAATCTCCTGCCATGGAAGAGAAGTTTGGGGGAAGTAGAAAGGTACATTCTGGTAGTTCCAAGAGAGAATACATGCTTCGACAAAAGCCACATCATGTGGACAAACATTACCGGACGTATGGATCTAAAGGATCTTCAAGAGGAGGGAAGCTGAGTGGTTCTGGTGGTTTAATCTTggataagaaattaaaatctgTCACGGACTCTACTGCCATTAATCTAAAAAATGCTTCCTTAAAGCTAAGCAAGCCTATGGGAGTTGGCCTGCCTCAGGACAACTGTAACCATAGTCTTTCAACCAACTCTGGACCCTCTTCCTCAGTAGATTCCGACCCAGAAAGTGTTAATAATATGTCTGCATTGTCTAAGACCAATACCTTAACCAAATTACATGAAGTTAATTCTCCGCTTTCATTTGCATCAGTTAGTACGCCACCTCCATTATCAGCTGCCAATACTGAGCTCTCTCTTTCACTTCCTACAAAGAGTAACTCTGCTTTGGTGCCCGTATGCGGTAATGCCGAGCCACCTAAGAGTAGTTACGCTGAGATACCATATGATCGGTCTCTAGGGCAGTGGGTTCCCCGGGACAGGAAGGATGAGATGATTTTGAAACTAGTTCCAAGGGTTCGGGAACTGCAAAATCAGCTCCATGAGTGGACTGAATGGGCAAATCAGAAAGTTATGCAGGCTGCTCGTAGGCTGGGTAAGGACAAGGCTGAACTCAAGACATTGAggcaagagaaagaagaagttgAACGGCTCAAGAAAGAGAAGCAGACTCTGGAGGAAAACACTATGAAGAAGCTATCTGAGATGGAGAATGCTTTGTGTAAGGCTAGTGGGCAGGTTGAGCGAGCTAATGCTACTTTCCGAAAGCTTGAGGTTGAGAATACTGAACTGAGGAAAGACATGGAAGCTGCTAAATTACATGTGGAAGAGTCAGCTGCAAGCTGTCAGGAGGTATCAAAGAGGGAGAAGACGACACTGATGAAATTTCAGTCATGGGAGAAGCAAAAAACCTTGTTGCAACAAGAACTAATGACAGAAAGACTCAAAGTAAAACAGCTGCTACAGGAATTGGAGCAAGCCAAAGTCCTCGAGGAGCGATTTGAg GATAGATGGAAACATGAGGAGAAAGTAAATGGAGAACTACTTATGCAAGCCAATTCCattagaaaagaaagagaagaaatcgAGACTTCTGCAAGATCAAAGGAGAATATGATTAAATCCAAAGCAGAGAAGAATCTGATGAAATTCAAAGATGATATTCAGAAGCTTGAAAAAGAAATCTGCCAATTGAGACTGAAAACTGATTCTTCAAAAATTGCCGCACTCAGGAGGGGTATTGATGGAGGTTATGTCACCAGACTCGCAGACATAAAAAATAGCCCAGATCACAAGGATCCCTGGATCCCTTATATCTCAGAAGTTGTAAAAGATTTTCAGGACTACTCTGGTGCTGGTGTCAAACGTGAACGGGAGTGCGTGATGTGCCTTTCAGAGGAGATGTCTGTGGTTTTTCTTCCGTGTGCTCATCAGGTAGTGTGTCCAACTTGCAATGAGCTCCATGAGAAACGGGGGATGAAGGATTGCCCTTCCTGCAGGAGTCCCATACAGCAGCGAGTTTCTGTTCGTTATGATCGTTCTTAG